ACGAGCAAAGACACGCCAGGGTCAACGGGATGACCAAGGTCAGGGAAATAGGTTGCACACCAAGGCGAAACCGCATAGCGGGAACCATCATACATCGCATGAGATGACCTCAAATGAAACGTCCAGGATTGACTCGTCTACAAGCGAAACGTCCAGGATTGACTCGTCTACAAGCGAAACGTCCAGGATTGACTCGTCTACAAGCGAAGCATCCGGGATTGACTCGTCTACAAACGAAGCATCCAGGATTCATTCACCTACAGAAGATGCATCCGCAAATGTTTCTATCACAGACGATGTATCGACAAATTATCGGGCCGGTAATCGTTCATCCACAAATCCCTCATTCAATCGTGAGCCAATGAACACAAACAGTACATATAGCCCGTATACGGATATGGCCATCGAGGCTCACGAGGTTGCGCGGCAGGCTCGCGAAGTCGTGAAAGGGGTGCGCGAGGAGTCTCAAGATGTGGGGGACGTGCACATCTCGCGCATCCATGTGCTCAATAAAAATGGTGAGCGGGCGTTGGGCAAGCAAGTGGGGCGGTACACCACTCTGGACGTTCCCAAACTTCGGCGGCGCAACCCTGAGTTACAGGCGGAGGTGTCTCGACTCTTTGCAGAGGAGTTAGGTAAACTGGCCGATCTCGATGAGAACTCCAAAGTGCTCGTCGTCGGCCTTGGGAATGAACATGTGACACCTGACGCACTCGGACCCAAAGTGGTGGAGCGGCTATTCGTGACTCGCCATCTATTTCGCTACATGCCGGAAGCACTTGGTGATGGCTTTCGTACGGTCTCTGCGGTTTCGCCAGGAGTCCTTGGAGTCACGGGAATTGAGACGAGTGAGATTGTAGAAGGTATTGTCGAACACGTCAAACCAGACGTGGTCATTGCCATTGACGCCCTCGCCTCCCTGTCGTTAAATCGCGTGAATGCGTCGATTCAGATCGCGGATTCGGGAATCAATCCTGGGTCCGGCGTAGGCAATCATCGCAAAGCACTCAATGAGGAAACACTTGGCTGCAAAGTTTTTGCCGTGGGGGTTCCGACGGTCGTCCACGCCGCCACCATTGCAAATGACGCGATTGACCTTGTGCTCTCACAATTGAATGAATCGGTGCCTGGCAACCAGGCTTCCCAACTGTTCGACAAGTTCAGTTCCCAAGAAAAATGGAAGTTGATTCAAGAACTGCTTGAGCCGTTGGGTAACAATCTCATGGTTACGCCGAAGGAGGTCGACGAGTTCGTCGACGATACCGCTGAGGTGCTTGCGAAGGGATTGAATATGGCTCTTCATCCGGCGATTACGGCCGAAGAAGCAGCCCAAGTGACACATTAGCTAAGAGCAGGGACTCTGGTGCCCGCCTCTGTCATACAGTGGGCGCTGTACCTGCTGTGGGCCTATGCAGTACAATGGCCTCTTTACTGCCAGCCCTCGGCAGTCCACGCCGCGTCATTGCCACTCGGCCAGGGTAATACAGTGGCCGATGTACCTGCAGTGGGCCTTTGTAGTACAGTGGCCTCTTTACTGCCAGCCCTTGGCAGTACAGTCGCCGCTGTACTTCCAGTCGGCACCTGTATTACAGTCAGACGTTCATGCCAGCCCCCTGCAGGACTTTTTGCACGTAGTGCTGGGTTTCGGGATACGGAGGTACGCCGCCGTGCGTAAGGACCGCTCCAGGCCCCGCATTGTATGCGGCTACGGCTAACTTCATATCGCCGTGAAACTGGTTCACCAGCGATGACAGGTAACGCGTGCCGCCCCAGATGTTTTGAACGGGATCGTACGGATTTTGGACACCCATTTCTTGCGCGGTGGCCGGCATTAACTGCATCAGCCCAATCGCTCCGGCAGAACTGACAGCGTTCGGTTGATATCCCGATTCTGTTTGGATGACGCTGTTGATGAGCTGAACAGGCAACCCAAACGCAGCGCTCGCTTGATTCACAGCGTCTGTCACGGTCTGCGATGGGACATTTGTTGAACTTCCATTTGCTGGGCTGCTGCCTGGGAACAGGTCATTTGCCCCCGACAAAATCGACGAAACTGACGAAGACATCGGTCCGACTGACGAAGATGAAGCCCCGTTGACAGAGCTGTCCCCTCCAATAGCCGCGATTGTTTGACCGAGCAACGGTTGGGACACCCCACCTAATTCACCAAGCAACTGTTGCAGCCAAAAGTCTGCGACGTTTGTGGGAGTGGACGTACCGGCGGTCGTACCCGCTGGCGACATGGACATAGGCGACATGGGCGATGATGAACCCATCGCTGTCATATCCATCATTTCTGCGAGAAGTGCAGCCCAAGACGCGAACGTGGTGTTTGACTGAACCCCAGTGGCCGCATC
The Alicyclobacillus curvatus genome window above contains:
- a CDS encoding GPR endopeptidase, with protein sequence MNTNSTYSPYTDMAIEAHEVARQAREVVKGVREESQDVGDVHISRIHVLNKNGERALGKQVGRYTTLDVPKLRRRNPELQAEVSRLFAEELGKLADLDENSKVLVVGLGNEHVTPDALGPKVVERLFVTRHLFRYMPEALGDGFRTVSAVSPGVLGVTGIETSEIVEGIVEHVKPDVVIAIDALASLSLNRVNASIQIADSGINPGSGVGNHRKALNEETLGCKVFAVGVPTVVHAATIANDAIDLVLSQLNESVPGNQASQLFDKFSSQEKWKLIQELLEPLGNNLMVTPKEVDEFVDDTAEVLAKGLNMALHPAITAEEAAQVTH
- a CDS encoding lytic transglycosylase domain-containing protein gives rise to the protein MMDMTAMGSSSPMSPMSMSPAGTTAGTSTPTNVADFWLQQLLGELGGVSQPLLGQTIAAIGGDSSVNGASSSSVGPMSSSVSSILSGANDLFPGSSPANGSSTNVPSQTVTDAVNQASAAFGLPVQLINSVIQTESGYQPNAVSSAGAIGLMQLMPATAQEMGVQNPYDPVQNIWGGTRYLSSLVNQFHGDMKLAVAAYNAGPGAVLTHGGVPPYPETQHYVQKVLQGAGMNV